Within candidate division KSB1 bacterium, the genomic segment CGAGTGTTGTCGAAACGACGGTTTTGACAGTCTGCGAGAACAATTCGTTTATTTCCGAGTCCTCGCTGGAACCGATTTCTTCTTGAAAACTTTTTGTCAGACCCGTAACTTTCACTTCGTACTGTCGAGCGATTTCGGCTCTTGCATTGGTAAGCGCCTTATCGATTGCGAGACCCAAATCTCTGGACGTTGCCGTTCGGGCAGCATAAAGGAAATTGGGGTCTTTCGGAGTATTTGAAAACCACTCCGGAATCACACTTGCCTTGGTTTCTACCAGCGGTTTTGAG encodes:
- a CDS encoding LPP20 family lipoprotein gives rise to the protein MRSFVSLIVCAAVISVMGCGGSKPLVETKASVIPEWFSNTPKDPNFLYAARTATSRDLGLAIDKALTNARAEIARQYEVKVTGLTKSFQEEIGSSEDSEINELFSQTVKTVVSTTLVGSRASKTTHVRDGNNYRAYVLVEYPIGAANQAFMNALKANQNMYTQFRASEAFKEMDEEVQKYEEWKKEQAQK